A region from the Canis lupus dingo isolate Sandy chromosome 9, ASM325472v2, whole genome shotgun sequence genome encodes:
- the TRAF4 gene encoding TNF receptor-associated factor 4, translating into MPGFDYKFLEKPKRRLLCPLCGKPMREPVQVSTCGHRFCDTCLQEFLSEGVFKCPEDQLPLDYAKIYPDPELEVQVLSLAIRCIHSEEGCRWSGPLRHLQSHLNTCSFNVIPCPNRCPTKLSRRDLPAHLQHDCPKRRLKCEFCGCDFSGEAFESHEGVCPQESVYCENKCGARMMRRLLAQHAASECPKRTQPCTYCTKEFVFDTIQSHQYQCPRLPVPCPNQCGVGTVAREDLPGHLKESCSTALVLCPFKDSGCKHRCPKLAMARHVEESVKPHLAMMCALVSRQRQELQEMRRELEELSVGSDGVLIWKIGSYGRRLQEAKAKPNLECFSPAFYTHKYGYKLQVSAFLNGNGSGEGTHLSLYIRVLPGAFDNLLEWPFARRVTFSLLDQSDPGLAKPQHVTETFHPDPNWKNFQKPGTWRGSLDESSLGFGYPKFISHQDIRKRNYVRDDAVFIRASVELPRKILS; encoded by the exons ATGCCTGGCTTCGACTACAAGTTCCTGGAGAAGCCCAAGCGGCGGCTGCTGTGCCCGCTGTGCGGGAAGCCCATGCGCGAGCCTGTGCAGGTCTCTACCTGCGGCCACCGCTTCTGCGACACCTGCCTGCAGGAGTTCCTCAG TGAAGGAGTCTTCAAATGCCCTGAGGACCAACTTCCTTTGGACTATGCCAAG ATCTACCCAGACCCGGAGCTGGAGGTGCAGGTGCTGAGCCTGGCGATCCGCTGCATCCACAGTGAGGAGGGCTGCCGCTGGAGCGGGCCGCTCCGGCACCTGCAG AGTCACCTGAATACATGCAGCTTCAATGTCATCCCCTGCCCCAATCGCTGCCCCACCAAGCTGAGCCGCCGGGATCTGCCGGCACACTTGCAACACGACTGCCCCAAGCGGCGCCTCAAGTGCGAGTTCTGTGGTTGTGACTTCAGCGGGGAGGCCTTTGAG AGCCACGAGGGCGTGTGCCCCCAAGAGAGCGTGTACTGTGAGAACAAGTGTGGTGCCCGCATGATGCGGCGCCTGCTGGCCCAGCACGCTGCCTCTGAGTGCCCCAAGCGCACCCAGCCTTGTACCTACTGCACCAAGGAGTTCGTCTTTGACACAATCCAG AGCCACCAGTACCAGTGCCCGAGGTTGCCTGTGCCCTGCCCCAACCAGTGTGGTGTGGGCACGGTGGCTCGGGAGGACCTGCCTGGCCATCTGAAGGAGAGCTGTAGCACCGCCCTGGTGCTGTGTCCCTTCAAGGACTCCGGCTGCAAACACAGG TGTCCTAAGCTGGCGATGGCACGGCATGTGGAGGAGAGTGTGAAGCCACACCTGGCCATGATGTGTGCCCTGGTGAGCCGGCAGCGGCAGGAGCTGCAGGAGATGCGGCGGGAGCTGGAGGAGCTGTCGGTGGGCAGTGACGGCGTGCTCATCTGGAAGATAGGCAGCTATGGACGGCGGCTTCAGGAAGCCAAAGCTAAGCCCAACCTCGAGTGCTTCAGCCCGGCCTTCTACACACACAAGTACGGCTACAAGTTGCAGGTCTCTGCGTTCCTCAATGGCAACGGCAGCGGCGAGGGGACTCACCTCTCGCTCTACATTCGCGTGCTGCCAGGTGCCTTTGACAATCTCCTGGAGTGGCCATTTGCCCGCCGTGTCACCTTCTCCCTGCTGGATCAGAGCGACCCTGGGCTGGCTAAGCCACAGCATGTCACGGAGACCTTTCACCCTGACCCAAACTGGAAGAATTTTCAAAAACCGGGTACTTGGCGGGGCTCCCTGGATGAGAGTTCTCTGGGCTTTGGTTATCCCAAGTTCATTTCCCACCAGGATATCCGCAAGCGAAACTATGTGCGGGATGATGCCGTCTTCATCCGTGCCTCTGTTGAACTGCCCCGCAAGATCCTCAGCTGA
- the FAM222B gene encoding protein FAM222B isoform X2: protein MNPPVAPYATVAPSTLAHPQAQALARQQALQHAQTLAHAPPQTLQHPQGIPPPQALSHPQSLQQPQGLGHPQPMAQTQGLVHPPALSHQGLQHPPNPLLHGGRKMPDSDAPPNVTVSTSTIPLSMAATLQHSQPPDLSSIVHQINQFCQTRAGISTTSVCEGQIANPSPISRSLLINASTRVSTHSVPTPMPSCVVNPMEHTHAATAALPAAGPVNLPTGISRAPTGYPSDLKPVAWNQHQLAHLQQMCSEAGGTPAPGLTGKHAAGRELAGPGFVGKAPAYPQELCLAQSFHLKPPLEKPTPSPPVNGLAAPLAYPNGHYFQPLWNNILPTPNSDSSGSQDLAMPFHGGQPTGAPLDCGTAAGAHYRAGTGGGPVASQNSLMQTVDYLSGDFQQACFREQSLAMLSKAHRAPGNRAPDPTDSRNLHIQHPGYR, encoded by the coding sequence ATGAACCCCCCAGTGGCGCCCTATGCTACTGTGGCACCCAGCACTTTAgcccacccccaggcccaggctctGGCCCGCCAGCAGGCCCTGCAGCATGCACAGACCCTGGCCCATGCCCCTCCCCAGACGCTGCAGCACCCTCAGGGTATCCCGCCACCCCAGGCGCTGTCCCAccctcagagcctccagcagCCTCAGGGCCTGGGCCACCCTCAGCCCATGGCCCAAACCCAGGGCCTGGTCCACCCTCCAGCCCTGTCTCACCAGGGTCTCCAGCACCCCCCCAATCCCTTGCTGCATGGAGGTCGGAAGATGCCAGACTCAGATGCCCCCCCGAATGTGACCGTGTCTACCTCAACTATCCCCCTTTCAATGGCGGCCACCCTGCAGCACAGCCAGCCCCCGGACCTGAGCAGCATCGTGCACCAGATCAACCAGTTTTGCCAGACGAGGGCAGGCATCAGCACTACCTCAGTGTGTGAGGGCCAGATCGCCAATCCCAGCCCCATTAGTCGCAGTCTGCTCATCAATGCAAGCACCCGGGTGTCGACCCACAGCGTCCCCACGCCAATGCCTTCATGTGTGGTCAATCCCATGGAGCACACCCATGCGGCCACAGCCGCACTGCCTGCCGCAGGCCCTGTCAACCTGCCCACAGGCATCTCTCGAGCCCCCACTGGCTACCCTAGCGACCTCAAGCCAGTCGCCTGGAACCAGCACCAGCTGGCTCACCTACAGCAGATGTGCAGTGAGGCTGGTGGGACGCCGGCCCCTGGCCTGACAGGCAAGCATGCAGCAGGACGCGAGTTGGCAGGGCCTGGCTTTGTGGGCAAGGCCCCTGCCTACCCGCAGGAACTCTGCCTGGCACAGTCCTTCCATCTGAAGCCACCCCTGGAGAAGCCAACCCCATCCCCGCCCGTCAACGGCCTGGCAGCCCCACTGGCCTACCCCAATGGTCACTACTTCCAACCCCTGTGGAACAACATTCTGCCCACTCCCAATAGCGACAGCTCGGGGTCTCAGGACCTCGCCATGCCGTTCCATGGTGGGCAGCCCACGGGTGCACCCCTTGACTGTGGGACGGCTGCTGGGGCCCACTACCGAGCAGGGACTGGGGGTGGTCCAGTGGCAAGCCAGAACAGCTTGATGCAAACAGTGGATTACCTAAGTGGGGATTTCCAGCAGGCCTGCTTTCGAGAACAGAGCCTGGCCATGCTGAGCAAGGCCCACCGAGCCCCTGGCAACCGAGCTCCTGATCCCACAGATAGTCGAAATCTTCATATTCAGCACCCTGGGTATAGATAG
- the FAM222B gene encoding protein FAM222B isoform X1, with translation MLACLPGPGDLSFQLLSHTQMNTGLQKWDTTQKMRAAHYPTPAELDAYAKKVANNPLTIKIFPNSVKVPQRKHVRRTVNGLDTSAQRYSPYPTQAATKAGLLAIVKVPAKSILKDFDGTRARLLPEAIMNPPVAPYATVAPSTLAHPQAQALARQQALQHAQTLAHAPPQTLQHPQGIPPPQALSHPQSLQQPQGLGHPQPMAQTQGLVHPPALSHQGLQHPPNPLLHGGRKMPDSDAPPNVTVSTSTIPLSMAATLQHSQPPDLSSIVHQINQFCQTRAGISTTSVCEGQIANPSPISRSLLINASTRVSTHSVPTPMPSCVVNPMEHTHAATAALPAAGPVNLPTGISRAPTGYPSDLKPVAWNQHQLAHLQQMCSEAGGTPAPGLTGKHAAGRELAGPGFVGKAPAYPQELCLAQSFHLKPPLEKPTPSPPVNGLAAPLAYPNGHYFQPLWNNILPTPNSDSSGSQDLAMPFHGGQPTGAPLDCGTAAGAHYRAGTGGGPVASQNSLMQTVDYLSGDFQQACFREQSLAMLSKAHRAPGNRAPDPTDSRNLHIQHPGYR, from the exons ATGCTAGCCTGTCTACCAGGGCCAGGTGACCTGTCCTTTCAGCTTCTTTCTCACACGCAGATGAACACTGGACTTCAGAAAT ggGACACTACACAGAAAATGAGAGCTGCTCACTATCCTACCCCAGCCGAATTGGACGCGTATGCTAAGAAGGTCGCAAACAACCCACTGACTATAAAAATCTTCCCCAACAGTGTGAAGGTTCCCCAGCGGAAACACGTTCGTCGTACTGTGAACGGCCTCGACACATCAGCCCAGCGCTACAGCCCCTACCCGACTCAGGCTGCCACCAAGGCAGGCCTGCTTGCCATTGTCAAAGTGCCAGCCAAAAGCATACTCAAGGACTTTGACGGCACCCGAGCCCGATTGCTCCCTGAGGCCATCATGAACCCCCCAGTGGCGCCCTATGCTACTGTGGCACCCAGCACTTTAgcccacccccaggcccaggctctGGCCCGCCAGCAGGCCCTGCAGCATGCACAGACCCTGGCCCATGCCCCTCCCCAGACGCTGCAGCACCCTCAGGGTATCCCGCCACCCCAGGCGCTGTCCCAccctcagagcctccagcagCCTCAGGGCCTGGGCCACCCTCAGCCCATGGCCCAAACCCAGGGCCTGGTCCACCCTCCAGCCCTGTCTCACCAGGGTCTCCAGCACCCCCCCAATCCCTTGCTGCATGGAGGTCGGAAGATGCCAGACTCAGATGCCCCCCCGAATGTGACCGTGTCTACCTCAACTATCCCCCTTTCAATGGCGGCCACCCTGCAGCACAGCCAGCCCCCGGACCTGAGCAGCATCGTGCACCAGATCAACCAGTTTTGCCAGACGAGGGCAGGCATCAGCACTACCTCAGTGTGTGAGGGCCAGATCGCCAATCCCAGCCCCATTAGTCGCAGTCTGCTCATCAATGCAAGCACCCGGGTGTCGACCCACAGCGTCCCCACGCCAATGCCTTCATGTGTGGTCAATCCCATGGAGCACACCCATGCGGCCACAGCCGCACTGCCTGCCGCAGGCCCTGTCAACCTGCCCACAGGCATCTCTCGAGCCCCCACTGGCTACCCTAGCGACCTCAAGCCAGTCGCCTGGAACCAGCACCAGCTGGCTCACCTACAGCAGATGTGCAGTGAGGCTGGTGGGACGCCGGCCCCTGGCCTGACAGGCAAGCATGCAGCAGGACGCGAGTTGGCAGGGCCTGGCTTTGTGGGCAAGGCCCCTGCCTACCCGCAGGAACTCTGCCTGGCACAGTCCTTCCATCTGAAGCCACCCCTGGAGAAGCCAACCCCATCCCCGCCCGTCAACGGCCTGGCAGCCCCACTGGCCTACCCCAATGGTCACTACTTCCAACCCCTGTGGAACAACATTCTGCCCACTCCCAATAGCGACAGCTCGGGGTCTCAGGACCTCGCCATGCCGTTCCATGGTGGGCAGCCCACGGGTGCACCCCTTGACTGTGGGACGGCTGCTGGGGCCCACTACCGAGCAGGGACTGGGGGTGGTCCAGTGGCAAGCCAGAACAGCTTGATGCAAACAGTGGATTACCTAAGTGGGGATTTCCAGCAGGCCTGCTTTCGAGAACAGAGCCTGGCCATGCTGAGCAAGGCCCACCGAGCCCCTGGCAACCGAGCTCCTGATCCCACAGATAGTCGAAATCTTCATATTCAGCACCCTGGGTATAGATAG